One segment of Cellulomonas fulva DNA contains the following:
- a CDS encoding SDR family NAD(P)-dependent oxidoreductase translates to MARVFVTGSSDGIGLETARQLLDGGHEVVGHARNATRAAELTAALTGLARVVTGDLSSLDETRTLADVATQAGPFDVVIHNAGVGGGAPSRVETADGLERIFHINTVAPYLLTALMPRPRRLVYLTSGLEAQGRVDFEDLQWTSRAWDGMQAYSDSKLYDVVLAFAVARLWPDVLVTTVDPGWIKTKLGGPDAWDEVADGAATQTWLATSDDEGARVTGAYLKRFEQLDANPAASDTAVQDRLLAVLADITGSPLPR, encoded by the coding sequence ATGGCCCGCGTCTTCGTCACCGGATCGTCCGACGGCATCGGTCTCGAGACCGCTCGCCAGCTGCTGGACGGCGGCCACGAGGTCGTCGGGCACGCCCGGAACGCCACGCGCGCAGCCGAGCTCACCGCGGCGCTGACCGGGCTCGCACGGGTGGTGACGGGCGACCTGAGCTCGCTCGACGAGACGCGGACACTCGCCGACGTCGCCACGCAGGCCGGCCCGTTCGACGTCGTGATCCACAACGCCGGCGTGGGCGGCGGTGCTCCGTCACGGGTCGAGACCGCGGACGGTCTGGAGCGGATCTTCCACATCAACACCGTCGCGCCGTACCTGCTCACGGCGCTCATGCCTCGCCCGCGCCGGCTCGTCTACCTGACGTCGGGGCTCGAGGCCCAGGGCCGGGTGGACTTCGAGGACCTGCAGTGGACCAGCCGGGCATGGGACGGCATGCAGGCCTACTCCGACTCGAAGCTCTACGACGTCGTGCTGGCCTTCGCGGTCGCCCGCCTCTGGCCCGACGTCCTGGTCACGACGGTCGACCCCGGCTGGATCAAGACCAAGCTCGGCGGCCCGGACGCCTGGGACGAGGTCGCCGACGGCGCGGCGACCCAGACCTGGCTCGCGACGTCCGACGACGAGGGCGCCCGGGTGACCGGCGCCTACCTCAAGCGCTTCGAGCAGCTCGACGCCAACCCGGCGGCGTCGGACACCGCCGTCCAGGACCGCCTGCTCGCCGTGCTGGCCGACATCACGGGCTCGCCACTCCCCCGCTGA
- a CDS encoding DUF6318 family protein gives MRRLAGGISALAALVVLAALSGCTSDEPEPGRPTPVPVVTASPTVSAAPSASPTPSPTPSSAPTSGPDQDVTVEPTRPSALDGPATEDNAIAVGKYFVSLFPYAYATGDLAEWDRLSGPNCDYCSSVREAVREVYDAGNHGVGGGHDIGFGSASATGRNSFILSVDVKEHPSQTLSSDGSVVEDFPDTNYYRADIELSWDDGHWIIDGAAFTERGAE, from the coding sequence ATGCGTCGTCTCGCAGGGGGAATCAGCGCGCTCGCCGCGCTCGTCGTGCTCGCCGCCCTGAGCGGGTGCACGTCCGACGAGCCCGAACCGGGCCGGCCCACGCCCGTGCCCGTGGTCACGGCGTCACCGACCGTCTCTGCGGCGCCCAGCGCCAGCCCGACCCCGAGCCCGACCCCGTCCTCCGCGCCCACCTCCGGCCCGGACCAGGACGTCACCGTCGAGCCCACCCGGCCCTCGGCCCTCGACGGCCCCGCGACCGAGGACAACGCCATCGCCGTCGGCAAGTACTTCGTCTCACTGTTCCCATACGCGTACGCGACCGGCGACCTGGCGGAATGGGACAGGCTCAGTGGCCCAAACTGCGACTACTGCTCCTCCGTGCGCGAAGCGGTGCGCGAGGTCTACGACGCGGGCAACCACGGCGTTGGCGGTGGCCACGACATCGGCTTCGGGAGCGCGTCCGCCACGGGCCGCAACTCGTTCATCCTGTCCGTCGACGTGAAGGAACACCCATCCCAGACCCTCAGTAGCGATGGGTCGGTCGTCGAGGACTTCCCCGATACCAACTACTACCGGGCGGACATCGAGCTGAGTTGGGATGACGGCCATTGGATCATCGACGGGGCGGCGTTCACCGAACGGGGCGCAGAGTGA
- a CDS encoding PKD domain-containing protein, with protein MRRDKVQLSDTFKRHLAYRAHLAHPDPLVEYAYYTLCNVNSEHLEPGIDGCPPPNGTVSIPACGDDVAVEPLWRRTRPAVDQDWGPWEMQIGWVCPDELLPPFTQADFRQLTIEPPTAHRQPEGGDALVNRALIVYADEVERTFRTNLHGFEIDVIATPSEYAWDFGDGSTLTTTSPGAPYPSFELSHTYERVLTATVTLTTTWTGKYRVDEDPDGEWRDIEGTGETTTSLDPFDVVELRTRLTD; from the coding sequence ATGAGGCGCGACAAGGTGCAACTGAGCGACACGTTCAAGCGCCACCTCGCGTACCGCGCACACCTTGCCCACCCGGACCCGCTGGTCGAGTACGCGTACTACACGCTCTGCAACGTCAACAGCGAGCACCTCGAGCCCGGGATCGACGGGTGCCCGCCGCCCAACGGGACCGTGAGCATCCCCGCATGCGGTGACGACGTCGCCGTCGAGCCGCTGTGGCGGCGGACCCGCCCCGCGGTGGACCAGGACTGGGGACCGTGGGAGATGCAGATCGGCTGGGTGTGCCCCGACGAGCTCCTCCCGCCCTTCACGCAGGCGGACTTCCGGCAGCTGACGATCGAGCCGCCGACCGCCCACCGTCAGCCGGAGGGCGGCGACGCGCTCGTGAACAGAGCGCTGATCGTCTACGCCGACGAGGTCGAGCGCACGTTCCGAACCAACCTGCACGGGTTCGAGATCGACGTCATCGCGACGCCGTCCGAGTACGCGTGGGACTTCGGCGACGGCTCGACTCTCACCACAACGTCGCCCGGCGCCCCGTATCCCTCCTTCGAGCTGAGCCACACCTACGAGCGTGTGCTCACCGCCACGGTGACCCTGACCACGACGTGGACGGGGAAGTACCGCGTCGACGAGGACCCGGACGGCGAGTGGCGCGACATCGAAGGCACCGGCGAGACGACCACCTCACTCGACCCGTTCGACGTCGTCGAGCTGCGCACGCGTCTGACGGACTGA
- a CDS encoding MSMEG_4193 family putative phosphomutase — MATLVLVRHGRSTANVAGILTGRAAGVTLDAVGRDQAARTAQRLAVVPLVAVVSSPLARCRQTARAIADQQSGDVPVQLEPGIVECDYGQWQGRPLKDLAQEPLWSVVQTQPSAAVFPGGESLVGMQARAVAAVRRRDAALEAEHGASAAWVAVTHGDIIKSVLADALGMGLDLFQRLTVNPGSVSIVRYGSARPEVVATNTDSGDLGWLRAAGPVADAPVGGGAGHS; from the coding sequence GTGGCGACTCTCGTCCTGGTCCGGCACGGGCGCAGCACCGCGAACGTCGCGGGGATCCTGACGGGGCGCGCCGCTGGGGTCACGCTCGACGCGGTCGGCCGCGACCAAGCCGCGCGCACCGCCCAGCGGCTCGCCGTGGTGCCGCTCGTCGCCGTGGTCTCGAGCCCGCTCGCACGGTGCCGGCAGACGGCTCGCGCCATCGCCGACCAGCAGAGTGGCGACGTGCCCGTGCAGCTCGAGCCCGGCATCGTCGAGTGCGACTACGGCCAGTGGCAGGGGCGGCCGCTGAAGGACCTCGCGCAGGAGCCGTTGTGGTCGGTGGTGCAGACGCAGCCGTCGGCCGCGGTGTTCCCCGGCGGCGAGTCGCTGGTGGGGATGCAGGCCCGCGCGGTCGCGGCGGTACGCCGGCGGGACGCGGCGCTCGAGGCCGAGCACGGCGCGTCGGCGGCGTGGGTCGCGGTGACGCACGGCGACATCATCAAGTCGGTCCTCGCCGACGCGCTCGGCATGGGCCTCGACCTGTTCCAGCGGCTCACCGTCAACCCGGGGTCCGTCTCGATCGTCCGCTACGGCAGCGCGCGTCCCGAGGTGGTCGCGACCAACACCGACTCGGGCGACCTCGGCTGGCTGCGCGCGGCCGGCCCCGTCGCCGACGCCCCGGTCGGCGGCGGCGCCGGACATTCCTAG
- the arr gene encoding NAD(+)--rifampin ADP-ribosyltransferase — MTNLPTADEVDDAGPFFHGTKAALQVGDVLEPGRSSNYGSRRTAQFVYLTATMDAATWGAELAQGDAPGRIYVVEPLGRIENDPNLTDQRFPGNPTRSYRTRDPLRVVGEVEHWEGHPADVLQAMLDHLRALDEQGIEAIED; from the coding sequence ATGACGAACCTGCCGACCGCCGACGAGGTCGACGACGCCGGCCCGTTCTTCCACGGGACCAAGGCCGCGCTGCAGGTCGGCGACGTGCTCGAGCCCGGGCGCAGCTCCAACTACGGGTCGCGCCGCACGGCGCAGTTCGTGTACCTGACGGCGACGATGGACGCGGCCACGTGGGGCGCCGAGCTGGCGCAGGGCGACGCTCCCGGGCGCATCTACGTCGTCGAACCGCTCGGCCGGATCGAGAACGACCCGAACCTGACCGACCAGCGGTTCCCGGGCAACCCCACGCGCTCCTACCGCACGCGTGACCCGCTGCGGGTCGTCGGGGAGGTCGAGCACTGGGAGGGGCACCCGGCCGACGTCCTGCAGGCGATGCTCGACCACCTGCGCGCGCTCGACGAGCAGGGCATCGAGGCGATCGAGGACTGA
- a CDS encoding DUF5808 domain-containing protein, whose product MGSKDSKRSRPGVFRILVLALAAAAVVKELRLPADERTWNGKVAGFVPYDFRMPTAERIKQRLWDTDGDHLLSPHVFGVGWTVNLGRVYALVRERID is encoded by the coding sequence ATGGGCTCGAAGGACAGCAAGCGCTCCCGCCCGGGCGTGTTCAGGATCCTGGTCCTGGCGCTCGCGGCGGCGGCCGTGGTCAAGGAGCTGCGGCTCCCGGCGGACGAGCGGACCTGGAACGGCAAGGTCGCGGGCTTCGTCCCGTACGACTTCCGGATGCCGACGGCCGAGCGGATCAAGCAGCGGCTGTGGGACACCGACGGCGACCACCTGCTCAGCCCGCACGTGTTCGGTGTCGGGTGGACGGTGAACCTCGGTCGCGTCTACGCGCTGGTGCGCGAGCGGATCGACTGA
- a CDS encoding TM2 domain-containing protein: MSSDHPGFPPPGNPNEPAGEPPYPAGTPAYGTPPPPADAPAYGAPTYGAPPYGPPAYQAPGYGTGYPPGTYPGPGVDPGSSDKSFIATWLLSYFLGVFGVDRFYLGKVGTGLAKLFTFGGCGIWWLVDLILVLAGAQKDKYGRRLAGYDQHKKLAWIITAVLVVVGGISSTASNAFNASTDDLGSSSASAAAPEEAPADAVASDGPVADEPAADEPASEQPVDEAPAAEEGTRENPYPIGTPVTVTGWDDSTWEITIGKPDLDGTDEVAAANQFNDPAPKGMVYAVVPVTATRVSGEAEAPWIGVSVEYVSAAGTTHTQSDTMSVAPDPSFNDINELYEGASGTGNVVIAIPEDDAGKGAWAVSATFGDDPVFVAGR; this comes from the coding sequence GTGTCCTCGGACCACCCCGGCTTCCCGCCGCCCGGCAACCCGAACGAGCCCGCCGGCGAGCCGCCCTACCCCGCGGGCACGCCCGCGTACGGCACGCCGCCCCCGCCGGCCGACGCCCCCGCCTACGGTGCGCCGACGTACGGAGCCCCGCCGTACGGCCCCCCGGCGTACCAGGCACCTGGGTACGGGACGGGCTACCCGCCGGGGACGTACCCCGGTCCGGGAGTCGACCCGGGGTCGTCGGACAAGTCGTTCATCGCGACCTGGCTGCTCTCCTACTTCCTGGGCGTCTTCGGCGTCGACCGGTTCTACCTGGGCAAGGTCGGCACCGGTCTCGCCAAGCTGTTCACGTTCGGCGGGTGCGGCATCTGGTGGCTCGTCGACCTGATCCTCGTGCTCGCCGGCGCGCAGAAGGACAAGTACGGCCGCCGGCTCGCCGGGTACGACCAGCACAAGAAGCTGGCGTGGATCATCACGGCCGTGCTCGTCGTCGTGGGCGGGATCAGCTCGACCGCGTCGAACGCGTTCAACGCCTCGACCGACGACCTGGGCTCCTCGAGCGCCTCGGCGGCGGCACCCGAGGAGGCCCCCGCCGACGCCGTCGCGTCCGACGGGCCGGTGGCCGACGAGCCCGCCGCCGACGAGCCCGCGAGTGAGCAGCCCGTCGACGAGGCACCCGCTGCGGAGGAGGGCACCCGGGAGAACCCCTACCCGATCGGCACCCCCGTCACCGTGACCGGCTGGGACGACTCGACGTGGGAGATCACGATCGGCAAGCCGGACCTGGACGGCACGGACGAGGTCGCCGCCGCGAACCAGTTCAACGACCCCGCTCCGAAGGGCATGGTCTACGCGGTCGTGCCGGTCACCGCGACGCGGGTCAGCGGCGAGGCCGAGGCCCCGTGGATCGGCGTCAGCGTCGAGTACGTCTCGGCCGCCGGCACGACGCACACCCAGTCCGACACGATGTCCGTCGCGCCCGACCCGTCGTTCAACGACATCAACGAGCTCTACGAGGGCGCCAGCGGCACGGGCAACGTCGTGATCGCCATCCCGGAGGACGACGCCGGCAAGGGCGCCTGGGCGGTCAGCGCAACATTCGGCGACGACCCGGTCTTCGTCGCGGGCCGCTGA
- a CDS encoding SulP family inorganic anion transporter, whose translation MTTVNVVPSMRGIDGFERSTLVSGLVAGFATGLFSIPEGMAYAKLAGVNPLYGLYSGLVATLFAALSTGSVLMISTLTSAIALSTGSVMVAAGIGDEDLPNALFTITLLTGVVMLVLGLLRLGSMVNFVSNSVMTGFVAGASLLILIGELGDFSGYDPEGGNKLTQVVDWFAHVGDWDGATTAVAVATIVLVVIGKRIRVTEKLAPVIVLIVMTVVVGLGGWASVATVADIATIPSGLPGPVAPDFSVIPLVALGSISVAVVALVQGAGISTAYPNPSGSTASASRDFVGQGIGNIAGSFFQSMSTGGSLSRTGISVSGGARSRWGGVFAALWLGVLMLLLGSQAEKVPLAVIAGLLFVIAAELVLGRLPSARLVYSTSATSTVAMLLTFVSALFIPLQWTIFLGMGLCLVVYLADSTRSGRVDELVRGPDGYWQERPAPDVLPPGQVTVIGLRDWGFFAGVPRLAQRLPRPDGAEGAALVVRMRSVESIRSTGIRVLEAYHRRLQDAGVTLVLAGVAPAVAQSLEKAGTTSTLGADNVVVATASITQSLDRAVERAHTLTSAAPDEGAQH comes from the coding sequence ATGACTACTGTGAACGTCGTGCCGAGCATGCGGGGGATCGACGGGTTCGAGCGGAGCACGCTCGTGTCCGGCCTCGTCGCGGGGTTCGCCACGGGCCTGTTCTCGATCCCCGAGGGCATGGCCTACGCCAAGCTCGCGGGCGTCAACCCGCTCTACGGGCTGTACTCGGGCCTCGTCGCGACGCTGTTCGCTGCGCTGTCGACCGGCTCGGTCCTCATGATCTCGACGCTGACCTCCGCGATCGCCCTGTCGACGGGCAGCGTGATGGTCGCCGCGGGCATCGGCGACGAGGACCTGCCGAACGCGCTGTTCACCATCACGCTGCTCACGGGTGTGGTGATGCTGGTGCTGGGGCTGCTGCGGCTCGGCAGCATGGTCAACTTCGTCTCGAACTCCGTGATGACGGGCTTCGTCGCCGGGGCGTCGCTCCTGATCCTCATCGGCGAGCTCGGCGACTTCTCGGGCTACGACCCCGAGGGCGGCAACAAGCTGACGCAGGTGGTCGACTGGTTCGCGCACGTCGGCGACTGGGACGGGGCCACGACCGCGGTCGCCGTCGCGACGATCGTGCTCGTGGTGATCGGCAAGCGCATCCGGGTCACCGAGAAGCTCGCGCCCGTGATCGTGCTGATCGTGATGACGGTGGTCGTCGGCCTCGGCGGGTGGGCCTCGGTCGCCACGGTCGCCGACATCGCGACGATCCCGAGCGGGCTGCCCGGGCCGGTCGCGCCCGACTTCTCGGTGATCCCGCTCGTCGCGCTCGGCTCCATCTCGGTCGCCGTCGTCGCGCTCGTGCAGGGGGCAGGCATCTCGACCGCGTACCCCAACCCGTCCGGCTCCACCGCGTCGGCCAGCCGCGACTTCGTCGGGCAGGGCATCGGCAACATCGCCGGCTCGTTCTTCCAGTCCATGTCCACCGGCGGCTCCCTGTCCCGCACCGGCATCTCGGTGTCCGGCGGCGCGCGCTCGCGGTGGGGCGGCGTGTTCGCCGCGCTGTGGCTCGGGGTGCTCATGCTCCTCCTGGGCAGCCAGGCCGAGAAGGTCCCGCTCGCGGTGATCGCCGGCCTGCTGTTCGTCATCGCGGCCGAGCTGGTGCTGGGCCGGCTGCCGAGCGCGCGGCTCGTCTACAGCACGTCGGCCACCTCGACGGTGGCGATGCTGCTGACCTTCGTGTCCGCGCTGTTCATCCCGCTGCAGTGGACGATCTTCCTCGGCATGGGCCTGTGCCTCGTGGTCTACCTCGCGGACTCCACGCGCAGCGGACGGGTCGACGAGCTGGTGCGCGGCCCGGACGGCTACTGGCAAGAGCGCCCCGCGCCCGACGTGCTGCCCCCGGGGCAGGTCACCGTCATCGGGCTGCGCGACTGGGGCTTCTTCGCCGGCGTCCCGCGGCTCGCGCAGCGGCTGCCGCGTCCCGACGGCGCGGAGGGCGCCGCGCTCGTCGTCCGCATGCGGTCCGTGGAGTCGATCCGGTCGACCGGGATCCGGGTGCTCGAGGCGTACCACCGGCGGCTGCAGGACGCCGGGGTCACGCTCGTGCTCGCCGGGGTCGCGCCGGCGGTCGCGCAGTCGCTGGAGAAGGCAGGGACGACGAGCACGCTGGGCGCCGACAACGTCGTCGTCGCCACCGCGAGCATCACGCAGTCGCTCGACCGCGCGGTCGAGCGGGCGCACACGCTGACGAGCGCCGCCCCGGACGAGGGCGCGCAGCACTGA
- a CDS encoding DUF1254 domain-containing protein, which translates to MSTDRFRELAELPFDGGYPTPETRRTLDEELYFQRATQAYLWALPAVNMYAMKVGLGKVSGTGYNVMSVADKRLKPRTVITTPNSDVIYGLTFADLSQTGPLVIEAPPHLQALMDDFWHRPLVGPNIDGHQYLGDIGIPGPDRGKGGTYLVVPQGFDEEMGDDYFVFTSPTNGVFIFVRGFFTSNDDLAPGVASVEGITIRPLHGEAEPMRFEHVSDAPADALFPHDATYFDLLDEFVQGEQVDAVDPYMHGVLAALGIVKGGTFAPSARERELLDQAATTAWKMAKNVAANYDERDKALWWDDRQWVAHVLTEPDDFMHTLLDEEWRYRTTGHTHVDAKVHMFINHYSISTGMMSSVVGMGAKYGDAYKDSDGEYLRGERTYRLVMPPNAPANLFWSVTVYDAETAAGVDAEGQEYPSLNSMDPLEYDEDGSVTFFIGPERPEGAANWLKTVPGRGWFSLFRFYGPKQEFFDHLYRPGAFERVDVTA; encoded by the coding sequence ATGAGCACCGACCGATTCCGTGAGCTCGCCGAGCTGCCGTTCGACGGCGGCTACCCGACGCCCGAGACCCGGCGCACGCTGGACGAGGAGCTGTACTTCCAGCGCGCCACCCAGGCGTACCTGTGGGCGCTGCCCGCCGTGAACATGTACGCGATGAAGGTGGGCCTCGGGAAGGTCTCCGGCACCGGCTACAACGTCATGTCCGTGGCGGACAAGCGGCTCAAGCCGCGCACCGTCATCACGACCCCCAACTCGGACGTCATCTACGGCCTCACGTTCGCGGACCTGTCCCAGACCGGTCCGCTCGTGATCGAGGCGCCGCCGCACCTGCAGGCGCTGATGGACGACTTCTGGCACCGCCCGCTCGTCGGACCGAACATCGACGGGCACCAGTACCTGGGCGACATCGGCATCCCGGGGCCGGACCGCGGCAAGGGCGGCACGTACCTCGTCGTCCCGCAGGGGTTCGACGAGGAGATGGGCGACGACTACTTCGTCTTCACCAGCCCGACGAACGGCGTCTTCATCTTCGTGCGAGGGTTCTTCACCTCGAACGACGACCTCGCGCCGGGGGTCGCCTCGGTCGAGGGCATCACTATCCGCCCGCTGCACGGCGAGGCGGAGCCCATGCGGTTCGAGCACGTCTCCGACGCGCCGGCCGACGCGCTGTTCCCGCACGACGCGACGTACTTCGACCTGCTCGACGAGTTCGTCCAGGGCGAGCAGGTGGACGCGGTCGACCCGTACATGCACGGCGTGCTGGCGGCGCTGGGGATCGTCAAGGGCGGGACGTTCGCGCCGAGCGCGCGCGAGCGCGAGCTGCTCGACCAGGCGGCCACGACGGCCTGGAAGATGGCCAAGAACGTCGCGGCGAACTACGACGAGCGGGACAAGGCGCTGTGGTGGGACGACCGCCAGTGGGTGGCCCACGTGCTGACCGAGCCGGACGACTTCATGCACACCCTGCTCGACGAGGAGTGGCGCTACCGCACCACCGGCCACACGCACGTGGACGCCAAGGTGCACATGTTCATCAACCACTACTCGATCAGCACCGGGATGATGTCGTCGGTCGTCGGCATGGGCGCCAAGTACGGCGACGCCTACAAGGACTCCGACGGCGAGTACCTGCGCGGTGAGCGCACCTACCGGCTCGTCATGCCGCCGAACGCGCCCGCCAACCTGTTCTGGTCGGTCACCGTGTACGACGCGGAGACGGCCGCGGGGGTCGACGCCGAGGGCCAGGAGTACCCGTCGCTCAACTCGATGGACCCGCTCGAGTACGACGAGGACGGCTCCGTCACGTTCTTCATCGGTCCCGAGCGGCCCGAGGGCGCCGCCAACTGGCTCAAGACCGTGCCGGGCCGCGGCTGGTTCAGCCTGTTCCGGTTCTACGGCCCGAAGCAGGAGTTCTTCGACCACCTGTACCGCCCGGGGGCGTTCGAGCGCGTCGACGTGACGGCCTGA
- a CDS encoding GAP family protein gives MNGVLGALLPLAVGVAISPIPIIAAILMLLSPRASSTSLGFLTGWIAGILVVATVFTLLSSALPSDDAGPATWVGVVKIVLGAALLLMAYRQWKSRPAPGEPAATPKWMGAIDSFTFGKALGLGALLSGVNPKNLLLGASAGLTIGAGELSAAQTAVCIVVFTVVAGASVIVPVVGYLAARERMAAPLDRMRSFLLEHNAAIMTVLLGVIGTVVLGGGISAL, from the coding sequence GTGAACGGTGTCCTCGGTGCGCTGCTGCCCCTCGCGGTCGGCGTCGCGATCAGCCCCATCCCGATCATCGCGGCGATCCTCATGCTGCTGTCCCCGCGCGCGTCGTCGACGAGCCTCGGGTTCCTCACGGGCTGGATCGCCGGGATCCTCGTGGTCGCCACCGTGTTCACGCTCCTGTCCTCGGCGCTCCCGTCCGACGACGCGGGGCCCGCGACCTGGGTGGGCGTCGTCAAGATCGTGCTGGGCGCGGCGCTGCTGCTCATGGCGTACCGGCAGTGGAAGAGCCGGCCCGCGCCGGGCGAGCCCGCCGCGACCCCCAAGTGGATGGGTGCGATCGACTCCTTCACCTTCGGCAAGGCGCTGGGCCTGGGCGCGCTGCTGTCCGGCGTGAACCCCAAGAACCTCCTGCTCGGCGCGTCCGCCGGCCTCACCATCGGCGCCGGTGAGCTGAGCGCGGCCCAGACCGCCGTCTGCATCGTCGTGTTCACCGTCGTGGCCGGCGCCTCCGTCATCGTGCCCGTGGTCGGCTACCTCGCCGCGCGCGAGCGGATGGCGGCGCCGCTGGACCGGATGCGCTCCTTCCTGCTGGAGCACAACGCCGCGATCATGACCGTGCTGCTCGGCGTGATCGGCACCGTGGTCCTGGGCGGCGGCATCAGCGCGCTCTGA
- a CDS encoding alkyl/aryl-sulfatase yields the protein MVGTTSAANLPFDDTRDFDASERGLVARGEGVVRNDAGEVVYDATSYDFLQGDAPGTVHPSLWRQSTLVARHGLFEVTDGIYQVRGYDLSNVTFVEGDTGVIVIDPLISTETAAAAWALYREHRGERPVKAVIYTHSHVDHFGGVKGIVSQEQVDSGEVQVLAPEGFLEHAISENVYAGTAMGRRAGYMYGAALERSATGSVGAGLGQTTSTGSVTLIVPTVLVTTTGEEHTIDGVRIVFQMAPGTEAPSEMHFYFPDRRALCMAENSTHTLHNLLTLRGALVRDPHVWATYLTEAIDAFGSRTDVLFASHHWPTWGTDDVVEFLSLQRDMYAYLHDQTLRLTNLGFTGSEIAEQFQMPPALDAAWHTHGYYGSVSHNVKAIYQRYMGWYDGNPARLWQHTPENAATRYVEAMGGADEVVRKAREAFEAGDLRWAAELLDHVVFAQPDHADGRALLADTLEQLGFGSENGTWRSAYLSGAMELRSGSFGTPTVTAAPDVVSHLSPEMFFDALAVQVDGPRAWDLDLATRWTFPDHGATFRVTLRNGVLTYLKDGSGDAQLTLTVPRPALTALAGGDVAAARSGGLALEGDEAVLGSLLSVLQPGDRDFEIIVP from the coding sequence ATGGTGGGCACGACGAGCGCGGCGAACCTGCCGTTCGACGACACGCGCGACTTCGACGCCAGCGAGCGGGGGCTCGTCGCGCGGGGCGAGGGCGTGGTGCGCAACGACGCGGGCGAGGTCGTCTACGACGCGACGAGCTACGACTTCCTCCAGGGCGACGCCCCCGGCACCGTGCACCCGAGCCTGTGGCGGCAGTCGACGCTCGTCGCGCGCCACGGACTGTTCGAGGTGACCGACGGCATCTACCAGGTGCGCGGCTACGACCTGTCGAACGTCACGTTTGTCGAGGGCGACACGGGCGTGATCGTCATCGACCCGCTGATCTCCACCGAGACGGCGGCCGCGGCCTGGGCCCTGTACCGCGAGCACCGCGGCGAGCGGCCCGTGAAGGCCGTGATCTACACCCACAGCCACGTCGACCACTTCGGCGGCGTCAAGGGCATCGTCTCCCAGGAGCAGGTCGACTCCGGCGAGGTCCAGGTGCTCGCGCCCGAGGGCTTCCTGGAGCACGCGATCTCCGAGAACGTCTACGCCGGCACCGCGATGGGACGGCGTGCGGGCTACATGTACGGCGCGGCGCTGGAGCGCAGCGCGACCGGCAGCGTCGGGGCCGGGCTCGGCCAGACGACCTCGACGGGCAGCGTGACGCTCATCGTGCCGACGGTGCTCGTGACCACCACGGGCGAGGAGCACACGATCGACGGCGTGCGCATCGTCTTCCAGATGGCCCCGGGCACCGAGGCCCCGTCCGAGATGCACTTCTACTTCCCGGACCGCCGCGCGCTGTGCATGGCGGAGAACTCGACCCACACGCTGCACAACCTGCTCACCCTCCGGGGTGCGCTCGTCCGCGACCCGCACGTGTGGGCGACGTACCTGACCGAGGCGATCGACGCGTTCGGCAGCCGCACCGACGTGCTCTTCGCGTCGCACCACTGGCCCACCTGGGGCACCGACGACGTCGTCGAGTTCCTGAGCCTGCAGCGGGACATGTACGCGTACCTGCACGACCAGACGCTGCGCCTGACGAACCTGGGCTTCACCGGCTCGGAGATCGCGGAGCAGTTCCAGATGCCCCCCGCGCTCGACGCGGCGTGGCACACGCACGGCTACTACGGCTCGGTGAGCCACAACGTCAAGGCGATCTACCAGCGCTACATGGGCTGGTACGACGGCAACCCCGCCCGCCTCTGGCAGCACACGCCCGAGAACGCGGCGACCCGTTACGTCGAGGCGATGGGCGGGGCCGACGAGGTGGTCCGCAAGGCGCGCGAGGCGTTCGAGGCCGGCGACCTGCGCTGGGCCGCCGAGCTCCTGGACCACGTCGTGTTCGCCCAGCCGGACCACGCCGACGGCCGGGCGCTGCTGGCCGACACGCTCGAGCAGCTGGGCTTCGGCTCCGAGAACGGCACCTGGCGCTCGGCGTACCTGTCCGGTGCCATGGAGCTGCGCAGCGGCAGCTTCGGCACGCCGACGGTCACCGCGGCGCCCGACGTCGTGAGCCACCTGAGCCCGGAGATGTTCTTCGACGCGCTCGCCGTGCAGGTGGACGGGCCGCGCGCCTGGGACCTCGACCTCGCGACCCGCTGGACCTTCCCCGACCACGGCGCGACCTTCCGGGTCACGCTGCGCAACGGGGTGCTCACGTACCTGAAGGACGGCTCGGGCGACGCGCAGCTCACCCTCACGGTCCCGCGTCCCGCGCTCACGGCGCTCGCCGGCGGCGACGTCGCGGCCGCGCGGTCCGGCGGGCTGGCGCTCGAGGGCGACGAGGCCGTGCTCGGCTCGCTCCTCTCGGTCCTCCAGCCCGGCGACCGCGACTTCGAGATCATCGTCCCCTGA